From Cryobacterium sp. GrIS_2_6:
ACACCATGGGCGGGTATCGCGTTTCAGAGGGCGCGCGGCGCGTGATCATCGCACTCTTCGCGACCATCGCCGGCGTCGTCGTGGTCTCCGCGATCCTGTCGCTGACCGGTCAGCCGGGGTCAGCCTGGTGGGTCGCCGCCACCGGTGTTTTCTGCGCCGCGGCGCTCAACGTCTGCTGGGTACGCCTGGGCCCTGAACGGCATCGCAGCCCCGTCGTGAGCCTGCCCATCCTGGTGCTGCCCGTGCTCTTCTCCGTCGTCAGTCCCCTGGCCGCGGCCGGCACCATCGTCCTCGGAGTGCTGCTCATCGTCCTGGTGCGCTCCCGACGCGTCGACGTCGCCCTCTACAGTGCCGGACTGGCGGGAACCGGCAGCGCCGCGGCCATCGCCGTCCTCGCAGGCGCGACCGCCTTCGGACTCCCCAGTTACCTCGCCGCCGCATGCGCTGGCGCCGGGTATGTCGCTATCGTGGCGATCATCGAATACCTGCGGATGGTGTTGGTCCGGCCGATCGCGAACCGCACAGGCCCCCTGATCGCGCCTGCGCGGCTGGCGCTGATGGTCCTCGGCTGCGCAGTCCTGTCCGCGCTCGTCGTAGTCTTCCACGACGCCGGTCTGGCCGTCAGCCGGGACCCGATCGTGTTCGTGATCGCGACCCTGCTCGCCTTCACCCTCGCCGGCGTCGGAATCAAGCTCATCGGCCGCGTCGTCACGATGCGCAGCCGGCTCACCGGCCTCATCACGGGCGCGGCCGCGCTCGGCGCCGCCGGGCGCGAGGACATCTCCGCCGGCCGGGTCCAGTCAGGGCCGGAGGACGACGCCGAAGCGACCGCCCGGGTCCTCGCACTGCTTCACGAGGCCGTGCGGACGACCATCGGCGTCGAGTACGTTGCCGTGCGCGACCACGCGGCGCGCGTCGGGGAGATCAGCGCCCCCATCCTGCTGTCCGAGTCCGACACCCGGTTCGTCGTCGCAGGCCGCGAGCCGATGGGCGGCGTCTTCACCGCCGACGACAAGAGCGCACTCAACGCCCTCGCCCGCGCGGCCGAACTCGCGATGAGCGCCCACTACAACATCGGCGGCCTCACCGCCCGCGCCAACACCGACCCCCTGACCGGCCTGCCGAACTACCGGGCCTTCCAGACGGCGCTCGCGAACATCAACGACCACCGTGACTATTCCGAGGCCCTCGCCGTCCTGTTCCTGGACCTCGATGACTTCAAGCGCCTCAATGACCGGCACGGCCACCAGAGCGGAGACGACCTGCTCAGGGAACTCGGCCGCAGGCTGCGCACGGTCGTGCGACCGAGCGACGTCGTCGCTCGCGTTGGCGGCGACGAATTCGTCGTGATCCTCACCCACCTGGCCTCGCTCGGCGAGGCGAAGGAGATCGCCGAGCGTATCCTCGAGACCTCCGTGCAGCCGCTCACCCTCGGCTCGAGCAACTACACCCCGACGCTCAGCATCGGCCTCGCCTATTCGGCCCATCGGGAGACGGATGTCTCCCAGCTTGTGCAGGACGCCGACCGGGCCATGCTCGCGATCAAGAAGTCGCGGCGCCACGGCGGACCGGCCAACGAGAGCAGCATCAACATCTCGAG
This genomic window contains:
- a CDS encoding EAL domain-containing protein; protein product: MIIALFATIAGVVVVSAILSLTGQPGSAWWVAATGVFCAAALNVCWVRLGPERHRSPVVSLPILVLPVLFSVVSPLAAAGTIVLGVLLIVLVRSRRVDVALYSAGLAGTGSAAAIAVLAGATAFGLPSYLAAACAGAGYVAIVAIIEYLRMVLVRPIANRTGPLIAPARLALMVLGCAVLSALVVVFHDAGLAVSRDPIVFVIATLLAFTLAGVGIKLIGRVVTMRSRLTGLITGAAALGAAGREDISAGRVQSGPEDDAEATARVLALLHEAVRTTIGVEYVAVRDHAARVGEISAPILLSESDTRFVVAGREPMGGVFTADDKSALNALARAAELAMSAHYNIGGLTARANTDPLTGLPNYRAFQTALANINDHRDYSEALAVLFLDLDDFKRLNDRHGHQSGDDLLRELGRRLRTVVRPSDVVARVGGDEFVVILTHLASLGEAKEIAERILETSVQPLTLGSSNYTPTLSIGLAYSAHRETDVSQLVQDADRAMLAIKKSRRHGGPANESSINISSHRSSQINDIIAHAIDEDLLELAFQPIVSLVTGQIWAFEALVRYNDPVLGPLSPPSIVEKAKGLGRMDALTRQVAVKAMAAAADFRLVEPRVTCMAINVEAGQIVPDRVGTFMEDLAGRYPGISLCLELNERSVARVTPAIRSQADRLRDLGLLIALDDYGSQDSSVDALVRMPMDILKIDRSLVDDLDDIRQREVLTALQGFGDNLEYSMIVEGVENEAMVRHLAAIGIRSAQGFHYGVPESFEKTLSRLERYGAAAVVPVGDLPIGPPVGAETPAAAPAP